Genomic DNA from Asterias amurensis chromosome 2, ASM3211899v1:
ttttgtgttttttattttttttaattttatttattaatttatttaattatagatacttaattaattaattatgtatttactcatcttattattattattttttgttttcttcttttatttttatgtgtggCGAGTTCACTTATTAAAACCCTCATAGTGTTTACAGTTGATAGATTATTATGCTCTAACAAATTTCCGTTGATAATACTGTTCTGTATTattaccaaatcaaacaatacaatCTTGGGGTGTAGGATTGAAAAACCTTTCATCATTTAAACATAAGTTTAGCATTCTTTATCGAAAAATTCAGTATTTTGGATGGACGTCTCCCGCTCTCTTCCTCTTCATTTTCATAAGCACTTTCGTCTGTTGATAGATCACTATCGTCTTCTTGAAAtacctcctcctcctcctcttcatcTTCAAAATCGTCATCATCAGTTAAttcatcactatcgtcttcaagaaactcctcctcctcctcatctccTTCATTTTCATGGCCATCATCATCTGTTAGTCcatcactatcatcatcttcacggTAGTCCCCTTCATCCATCACgtcttcattttcaaaatcatcatcatctgttgattcatcactatcgtcttcaTGAAGCTCCTCCCACTCCACCTCCTCGTCTTCAAAATCCTCCCCTTCTGTGGATTCGCCACTATCACCTTCGAGGAGGTCCccctcctcttcctcctcctcctcctcctccttatgattttgaagatgtttcttcaaattgtttgaattgGAAAACACCTTATCACAAATAGGACAAGCTTTCGATTGGCTTCCGATACTGGGGTGCTTGTGTGTCTTTCGGTGTCGTTTCATATTGTCGCTACGCGAAAAGCTCTTCCCACAAATCGGACACGAGACCTTTACCTGTACGGGTCTAAGCAAAGGGTTTAGACGCTTCGACTCCATTTTTATATCAGTGAGACGATCCAAGACGAATGATAAAGGCTTCAAAGTGTTCACCGACCACCAGAAAACTTTAAATAAGTCGAACCTGTATGGGTCTTACAACTTAAGATTATAAGGTAGAATGGGGCCCAGGTCGTTGTCAAGTTCGTTTGACGATTGTTCCAAATGTGGACATCTGGTACAGTGAATCAGCCTGACAACGACCTGTGCCCCATTCTACCTTTTAATCTAGGTTTGAAAGACCCATACAGGTTCGACTTATTTAAAGTTTTCTGGTGGTCGGAGAACACTTTGAAGCCTATATCATTCGTCTTGGATCGTCTCACTGATATAAAAATGGAGTCGAGGCGTCTAAACCCTTTGCTTAGACCCGTACAGGTAAAGGTCTCGTGTCCGATTTGTGGGAAGAGCTTTTCGCGTAGCGACAATATGAAACGACACCGAAAGACACACAAGCACCCCAGTATCGGAAGCCAATCGAAAGCTTGTCCTATTTGTGATAAGGTGTTTTCcaattcaaacaatttgaagaaacatcttcaaaatcataaggaggaggaggaggaggaggaagaggagggGGACCTCCTCGAAGGTGATAGTGGCGACTCCACAGAAGGGGAGGATTTTGAAGACGAGGAGGTGGAGTGGGAGGAGCTTCAtgaagacgatagtgatgaatcaacagatgatgatgattttgaaaatgaagacGTGATGGATGAAGGGGACTAccgtgaagatgatgatagtgatgGACTAACAGATGATGATGGCCATGAAAATGAAggagatgaggaggaggaggagtttcttgaagacgatagtgatgaaTTAACTGATGATGACGATTTTGAAgatgaagaggaggaggaggaggaggtaTTTCAAGAAGACGATAGTGATCTATCAACAGACGAAAGTGCTTATGAATATGAAGAGGAAGAGAGCGGGAGACGTCCATCCAAAATACTGAATTTTTCGATAAAGAATGCTAAACTTATGTTTAAATGATGAAAGGTTTTTCAATCCTACACCCCAAGattgtattgtttgatttggtaatAATACAGAACAGTATTATCAACGGAAACTTGTTAGAGCATAATAATCTATCAACTGTAAACACTATGAGGGTTTTAATAAGTGAACTCGccacacataaaaataaaagaagaaaaaaaataataataataagatgagtaaatacataattaattaattaattaagtatctataattaaataaattaataaataaaattaaaaaaaataaaaaacacaaaaaaacacaccatgAAAACAGATTTACTATTAATGTCTTTGCTCTAATTTCCAACAATCTCAACCCATCCACCTTATCTCCTTAATAGGCAGGTACGGGTCGCTGGGGTCCAATCAATCACTTGCATGCGAACGCAGTTCAGTCGACAGATTTCAAAGTTCTTGtcataatgggggggggggggggtcttcgcCATGTATGATTGTTTGAAGTATTGTGGAGGTTTAAAGTAGATGTTATTGTTAATGTAGTgttatataccgaataaagtTTTTGTTAACGTATATCTTGTTTTTCCGTGTATACTCGTTTTCTCTGCAGTCCCTTTTTGCAAAggtaaacacaaacataatacCGTGTCCGAGTGATTGTGGTACATGATGTGGGCTTGGAGttatagaaaacaaagatagctCCACTGTATGGGGAACAAGAACTGACACGTTTGGCTGGTAGACCAATCAGTTGTGACGTCATCTATTAACTACCAGATAAGGCTCCGCGATCAAGGGTCATTGAGGTTTTCACGTAAACCATGCACCGGTCTTTTTGTACACTGGCAATTACAGATTGGGATAGTAATTATTAGATTCTTTTATGACACCATAGCTCTATTTAACGTTTAATCTTTGTAGAGAACGATGGAATATGACCGTTTGCAGAGACCTATATCCTGGATATGCACCGTAAGTCTATTAGTCCGTACAGAAACGTACGCTACGTATGGTATTATTGGGCCTTCCGCTCGGGGTCTTTGTAGTGTCTGGTCCGCAAACTGAGAGCAAGTTCGAACATGATCAGAAAACGCAGCAGACGACAACCTAACTACTGGACTTGTACACTCTTGACTACTGAGGGGTGTTATTTACACTAGTTCTTTGGGTCTGAAAGTATATAATTCGATTATAATGAtcttagttaaaaaaaaagttcttaaTACTCAACAATTTATTGTCTAACTGTGATGTCTTACACTTTGACATGCCCGCTTGCTGTCTGTGCTGGTAAAAAGAGGGGGGGAGTCTTCGTCACACCCCCATCAGGCAACCTCCTACTTACAACGACCCAAACGAGCCATGATCCACAAGACCTGTGGATCATGATCCACCTCTCAAAAAGGAGGTCATATACGCCTCTCATACTACTTATGCCCACATTGCTCAATCAATTTGGACTTAATATGCATAACTGTACTGTAAATTACCCATTTCACAGATGCAGGAATTAATTCACCACATACAATAAACCTCAGGCTCGTGTTAAATAAACGCACATGTACGAGCAGAGCGCTGTTGCTATGGACGGCGCCATGACAGTTTTATCTACTTTACAACTTTGACTAAACTTTAAttactgaaaaataaaatacaatccaGAGCTTGAATGGGCTGATGGATAAATCTAAATGATGGTTGTTATACCCGGTTTATTGCCCTAAAGTTTATGTATTTAAATCACACTtgcaaaaagaagaaattttacCTGTAATTGGAAGTCGGAAAAGCAACCGACCAGCGACGGAGGCATTAGAATGGCATAACCAAACTCTGCCTCTCGCTGCCTCAAAGACGGCACTACGCTGCCTCCAcaataagaactgatttttttaaaccttggtTAACtgttgtttattcacattccactcatcaaaacacatatattagtgacaaaagctttattttgaaaaaataccacttccagatgACTTTAAAGCAGTTcggtcaggactcaggatgtacattttgccaaaccTGTTTGTACTATAAAACAATCGGCCGTCAACAAAAGAGCCCTCATGTGCGGCTGAATCGGGTTCATTTATAGGAATTTCTAATTACAAAATTACCAAACTGGAcgtacaaaccctcaaaataacaaggcaaatgtgtTCTAAAAGTGGAATAAGTGAGAGGATGTAGACCACtaaaattaccgtttctatttcgtttgtatagggttccagagatatgatAACATATACAATTGGATGTTTTATCAGGGAACTTCGTCACGTGGGGCTTGCGCTCCCGCGGCGGATGTTAACCAGAAAGTTTACTCGACAATTAAAtgatatgagaataaactaaaaaataatgagGCCGACGCTCGGTTACTCcccaaaagcggtggtaaaaacagtagacCAGATATCTGTTGCACAGCAtattccaaaaactcgctttatttggtgctctgacaactttgtatgcgtcgttgGACGTACGCTCGATTAATCTaagattctaaaatcgtgtcaacgttattggaaacaaagcaacaaatCATTCAACCTATTATTGCAACCAAtcattaaatgtatttttttcaataacatTTTGCAGAAAAATTACTTTGTTAAGTGTACTGAGCCGCCCTACAAACTGGcgcgttaattttttttatctgttTACCAGAACTTCTTTCTTTTCAGTCACATAAACTCCGCGGCTATTAATTAGTTGCTGTGATTATgagttcatttttgttttaaaggagggtaccactttcatacaagcctttAGTCGGACATCTCCTCTGCTATTAGCAACGGTGATTATTGTTGAGGGGGAGACCAGAGACAGTCTTGCGAGCCTTCAGTCGAGTAAATCCGCGGCTGTCGGTGACTATGGATTTGTTGTGTAGGGAACCAAACACCACAGCTGATTCCAAATTCATCGTGTTAATTGTCTGATTGGCTCTTTGACAAAGACCACCTGACTAATCGGCAATGTGACGACACTTGACTATTATCCGCGTGTATTTGAACTATACCCAATGTGCtcaacacaacaaaacaagtgTGTCATTATAGCACAGTGTACGTGCTACATTTTTTAGTCGACTAATTAATTATCCTTACTGTAATCCTTAGCggggaaatactcagtgcagtgaATAAAACTAATACAATGACAAAAGCAGTCAAAGAGGCGAAAAATAATCAACATTTTTATACGGATAATGCGTAggcccgctcgatcaacactaaaatatcACGAAAAAACCTACATATCATGCCAaagtaccatcattgccaagtatacccTTCCCACATATTAAAGCTCTACTCcagaaacaaacaccaattCATTTAGTTGGCgaacgcaagagagaaggtgaAGGGGGCGATGTTTCACAACTTtgttgtgcacgctcaacatTATCAAAAgtcaaaaataacaaatgacAAATATTGCATACCGGtcataaatacaatttctaatcaAATCCTACAAAATGATTATTTCCTGTAAGAATACTTCCCTTAcccccacattacctttcaCAATATTCAATTTTTGTATATACTAGAATCCgcctcatctagcggggtgccacGCTAGGCGCAGCATCCCGCTAGTTCTTTTCAAGACAAACTTCACCCGAATCTAAATCTTAAGTAGCATCTTCTCTGTTGCCAGATCAGTGAGACTATGATGTCATTACCAACTACTATAACCGTCCCCTGAGCTCTGACATTGTCTTTGATTCATCAGAAGACTAACTTCATGCAACTAAATCTCATATAGCCGTTGATCTTAAACGGAAGGGGGAAGTACTCGTTGCTTGTCAGACATGGAAGAAATACTTATTCTTCGTATTTACAAAGCTATCGTTGGAATTCTGGGGATTTTTGGCAATACTCTGGTATGCTTTATCATCTGGAAAGTAGCAGCCATGCAGACTCGTACAAATGCCTTCATCTTTCATCAAGCAGTGATTGATTTCTTGGGAGCTACAGTGACATTGCTTAAGAGTGAGATCCCTTTACCTGTGCCGCTTCCTAACAACGGACTCGGTTGGTTCCTATGTCATGTTTGGGTCTCTAACTTTGCTCTATTTCTCTTTTTCGTGATGTCATCTTTCAACCTTTTGGTACTGACCATGGAGCGGTATTTCGCCATCGTTTACCCCTTCAAGTACCATGCAGCATTCGCAACAAGGGCACGACTGAAGATTGCTGTAGCCATGATACTGTGCTGGCTTTTAGCTGCAGCTATTAAGAGCTATCTCATGTTGATTTTTGAGGAGCAAAATGGTACGTGTGTTTCCATACCCGGATCCAAGGCAATAGGTGTTCTTACAGCAACCGTTCAATACGTCGTCCCAGTTGGTGTCATGCTCTTCGCCTACATTCGCATCGGTGTGGAGATGAAGCGGGGAGCAGCCCGTGTCGGCCCGGCACCAGCCCAGCATCTTCCCGGTGGAGCAAACGCACCGGTCATGGCCGAGTCCCTCCTCCGTGCAAGACGTAACACCTTCAAGATGCTCCTGATCGTCTTCATAACATTCTTGATCTGCTGGACCCCTAACCAGGTTATCTTTCTCATGTTTAATCTTGGCTGGAAGCTTGAATTCAACGAGTGGTATTACCTACTATCTGTTGCGATGGTGGCAACCAATTCATGCGTTAATCCAGTGATTTACGCCTTCAAGTACAGTCAATTTCGAAAAGGTGTGCGGAGTGTCTTAGGATGCCGGGGTAGATGAGATGATTTTGACGAGTCAATGACCACGCATTccacttaaaggatttgggtaccttttgtgacacaaaacacaatgtccacagatttaccgTAAACTTACACCATGTTAAGATAATGATATAGTAGAAAGTGCACTTAAAACATTagttgctgaagtgctgtagtttttgatatgagtaaaacaatgtcatgaaaatacgtttttacatgctaaagtaattttcgtctcatgatcactgagacgcaaaatattttcatttcattacattgctttactcatttatcaaaaactaaagcacctaTAGGCAAGtcatattttcagggaagccttctagtatcattattttcaaactgtgtgagttaagtgtttttttgtacacattgtgttttttgtcgtacaaaaagtacataagaCCCTTTAAGATCAAAATACATAACATGAGTGTTGAATCAACGAAACTGATTGCGATGAAACTTTGGTCCCGTGTGTCACACCGTCACAAGTAATTCTCTTACAAACTGAAACGTCTCTTGAatattataatagatgttaaatttgcattgtggatcaagaatattaattttggtttttacacatacaccgatgtgtgttgctgttggcactgtatactcagtactttccctgagccatgtgaaaaaaaaacacatcaaaggCATGTTGctcgtgtgggattcgaacccgcgaccattgtcattctagagcagtgtcttaccaactatactaccaagattgcccgtgtatctagaggcagttcgatgataccatgttttggcagcgggtatacCGCAACGATATTGTAGATCTAAACACACTAGTACAAAGActgttgtttttatatattatttaaatttaCTAGTCTGGTCTCGTTCTTATTTTTGTCCCTTTCCGTGTCCCTTTCCATGCTTAAATCATAGTTACAGACTAAGGTTACAAGAGTTGCTGAAAGTACACTTGGCCATATTATGTGGTTAGTAAAAACGTATAATCTTTTTTACATTTCCACAAAACAGAAGTCTCGGAGGGTGTTTGGAAaaggacaaaaatgtatttattccGTTATTGGCTGACGTGATGCATGCATGTCGCGCGTTAATATTTtggtttattcatttttctCGAAAAAAGAGAGAGTATTTTTCCCCGAGGATAAGTTTGCGAGAAAATGCCGATCACTCTTAAATGTGTTTACCAGATACCCTCTAGCAATATCCATAACATTGGAaggtattttttacttttttattataTGTATACACAATCAAGGCTCTCCGTTGTATTCATCGATTATAAAACCACTTTCTATAAAGAACAAGGCCCCCACAACAAGGCAAACcaaacaaaactatttcaatAGCATTTTGTTCCCCAAGTAAAAGTGTGCTTATCCTTATTACTTAGTATTCGCAAAAGCAGGCTGGCTCAATTCTTGCTTTATTTAAATGGATGCTTCATTTGGGTTGATCAGTATATACAAGCCTAAAAGCTTTTCCAAATTGTCTCGAGAGAATCTTCAAGTTATTGTATCTCTaaagataaagaaaataatTGCACAATGCAAGAAAGACTAATTTGAAGCGGAATAGCCAATTAGCATTCGGTATAGAAATTACTACTGTTGTATTGACGATGTGAcctttgtgacgtcacatgtttacaaaagagccacagagcctggacttcatgcaggcacgatttgtacactgCCTAAATGGAAGACAACATTAAATCTTAtcttattttatggagattgtcCTGTCTCATTCCTATTaccttttgatatgatgaaaggggcacatttaaaaacctgtccagcttttactttcataactcttggatttatgtggaaattattataacacaaaatgtcaacttttccaTAGGACCAGTTACAGTactgcctgccagaatacccaaaAAATACACAAGGTTGCACTTATTGTAAGCAAAGTTCACATGGCCTATAATTATACGCTCATCGTCCATTAAGGCACTCAGTTTGGTTAAGGTCATGTTCATAATCAGCTTAACATGTTATTAATTTgattaaagtcagtggacactattggtaattgtcaaagactagcccttaaggttggtgtatctcaacatataaaataacaaacctgtgaaaatttgagctcaatcggtcatcgaacttgcgagataataatgaaagaaaaaaacacccttgtcacacgaagttgtgtacgtttagatggttgatttctagacctcaagttctaaatctgaggtctcgaaatcaaattcgtggaaaattacgtctttctccaaactatggcacttcagagagggagccgtttctcacaatgttttacaccatcaacctctccccattacttgtcaccaagtaaggttttatgccaataattatttttgaataattaccaatagtgtccacggcctttaatgACTGAGGAAACGGTTTCCAGCAATAGTAAGGAATAGGcgacattattttaaaacatacaATAAAATGTGACATGTGGAAGCTACTTGCTACAGTGTGCTTTTgctgagaaaacaacaaaatatggcAGCCATTTCAAGAACGCCGAATCCAGCCAGCGAAGTGCCACTGGGTACCAACCAAATCTCTTGGCTATAACACCAACTCTCTTTTAACGAAGGTCTTAAAGATCTTTTTAAACAATGACTCATATGCTGAATCCGCTGGTTTTGGAAACCCAGCACATGGTTTTACTTACAAGGTGAAACCCTTTTCTTTTCGAGTGCACTGGTTTATTTTACGTaggttacacaacacacgggaccaacggctttacgtcccatccgaaggacgaagcaatggtgtcttgcttaagggtaccagtgtcacgactgggactcgaacccacactctgttgtaTTGTTGTAACTGTAAATAGTTTGGGTGTTTCTTgggatatttgtttgtttatgtgtttgtttgtttgtttgtttgtttgcttgcttgcttgcttgcttgcttgcttgcttgcttgcttgcttgcttgcttgcttgcttgcttgcttgcttgcttgcttgcttgcttgcttgtttgtttgtttgtttgtttgtttgtttgtttgtttgtttgtttgtttgtttgtttgtttgtttgtttgtttgtttgtttgtttgtttgtttgtttgtttgtttgtttgtttgtttgtttgatgtttgtttgtttgtttgtttgttggtttgtttgtttgtttgtttgtttgtttgtgtttctttctttgtctTCTTCTGCATCTTTCGGGGGAGAGGGTGCGTGATTTCACACTCTTCATGTACATTATTTTGTGGTCTCAAAAGTACTTAGTGTTTCCTATGTATATTTCGTTTATACATTCTCTGATTTAATAAATGTATGCAATTGGAGCATAAAGACAACCTAGTTGTCAACATGCCGAAGTTAATTACAGTGATGGGAGTCCAGGTTTACGGCTGAGCCTGGTAATGTGAAAAAAGACAGCACTTAACGTCCGTTCATTATAGGCCGCCCTTGAATATTGTTCACCGGAGTAGTGTTGTCAATTGCATAAATGGAGCAAAAATAATTACGTAATGTTAAGGTTCAACAACGAGAACGTACGTTGTAAGTAGGAaattttttgacattttcaacattgaATCGCAATCTTTCCGGTCTGGCACTCAAATCATAATAAAAAATGGGGGCACAGATCTATTTTTTATACTATTATTCTTAGTtgcatggggggggggatacacATTACGTGTAATATTTAAAGCTGACGTGGCCCACGCGTGGTTGGTGACTGGTGGTTCTGGTGTTCAGAAAGTCATTGTGACCACGCAGGGACAATGTTTGAGCATATCGATGTTAAGCACATCAGCTACTTGTTATGAAttagtattttattttactcaatAACTCCAAAAACCTGCTTACTTAGATTTGCAGAAGGAATACTATTTG
This window encodes:
- the LOC139933921 gene encoding galanin receptor 2b-like, translating into MEEILILRIYKAIVGILGIFGNTLVCFIIWKVAAMQTRTNAFIFHQAVIDFLGATVTLLKSEIPLPVPLPNNGLGWFLCHVWVSNFALFLFFVMSSFNLLVLTMERYFAIVYPFKYHAAFATRARLKIAVAMILCWLLAAAIKSYLMLIFEEQNGTCVSIPGSKAIGVLTATVQYVVPVGVMLFAYIRIGVEMKRGAARVGPAPAQHLPGGANAPVMAESLLRARRNTFKMLLIVFITFLICWTPNQVIFLMFNLGWKLEFNEWYYLLSVAMVATNSCVNPVIYAFKYSQFRKGVRSVLGCRGR